A section of the Amycolatopsis sp. AA4 genome encodes:
- a CDS encoding carboxylesterase/lipase family protein gives MDNRTQPAVRTVEGAVAGRWRAGMAEFRGIPYAQPPVGDLRFAAPVPVPPWGGTRQATEFGPLPPQSGPVQMESAHETDWLTLNVATPDPGAVGLPVLVWLPGGGYVISVSSDPTYDPTLLCAAGLVVVSVNYRVGVEGFALIDGAPANRGFLDQIAALEWVQRNISRFGGDPTRVCVAGQSAGAGSVASLLVTTQGLFQRAIAHSVPGAFARPSLAKQVTAALANGEDLRNVDPWQLADKLTAFNASLAGQRDRWGPMAQVGTGVCPVLDEDSLPQTPWTALADGVDLLVGHTRDEFRLFSVMAGRVGTFTADDAQRALALYAPSPDSYRAGYPEAGPEELMEIVYSDALFRMPSQQLAEANALAGGRSYLFELCLPAPGLGACHSLDVSLAFGTLDSPVGRQVFGETPDAATLRVSEELRQAWVNFAATGDPGWAAYSPEQRLTRVLDVESMTVPYPEEVSRRIWEHHTPVPFSFPA, from the coding sequence ATGGACAACAGGACGCAGCCGGCGGTCCGGACGGTCGAGGGGGCCGTGGCGGGCCGCTGGCGAGCTGGGATGGCGGAGTTTCGCGGAATCCCGTACGCCCAGCCACCGGTGGGCGATCTCCGCTTCGCCGCGCCCGTCCCGGTTCCGCCCTGGGGCGGCACGCGACAGGCGACCGAATTTGGCCCGCTGCCACCGCAATCCGGACCAGTCCAGATGGAGTCGGCACACGAAACGGACTGGCTGACCCTCAACGTCGCGACGCCTGACCCCGGCGCTGTTGGCCTGCCGGTGCTGGTCTGGCTGCCAGGCGGCGGATACGTCATCTCGGTGAGCAGCGACCCGACCTACGATCCGACCCTGCTGTGCGCGGCCGGGCTGGTCGTGGTGAGCGTCAACTACCGGGTCGGCGTCGAAGGCTTCGCACTTATCGACGGTGCTCCGGCCAACCGCGGGTTCCTCGACCAGATCGCCGCACTGGAATGGGTGCAGCGCAATATCTCCCGCTTCGGCGGCGATCCCACGCGAGTGTGCGTCGCCGGTCAATCAGCCGGAGCGGGATCGGTCGCGTCTTTGCTCGTGACGACGCAAGGCTTGTTCCAACGCGCCATCGCCCATTCCGTACCCGGCGCCTTCGCCCGTCCTTCGCTCGCGAAGCAGGTCACCGCGGCGCTCGCGAACGGGGAAGACCTCCGGAACGTCGACCCGTGGCAGTTGGCCGACAAACTCACCGCCTTCAACGCCAGCCTGGCCGGCCAACGCGACCGCTGGGGTCCGATGGCCCAAGTCGGCACCGGAGTATGCCCGGTTCTGGACGAGGATTCCCTTCCACAGACGCCCTGGACGGCGCTCGCGGACGGCGTCGACCTTCTCGTCGGCCACACCCGCGACGAGTTCCGGTTGTTCTCCGTCATGGCTGGGCGAGTCGGCACATTCACTGCCGACGACGCGCAACGGGCGCTCGCTCTCTACGCCCCATCGCCGGACAGCTACCGGGCCGGCTACCCGGAAGCCGGCCCGGAGGAGCTGATGGAGATCGTCTACTCGGACGCGCTTTTCCGAATGCCGAGCCAGCAGTTGGCCGAAGCGAACGCCTTGGCTGGCGGTCGGTCGTATCTCTTCGAACTGTGCCTGCCCGCGCCCGGCCTGGGCGCGTGTCACAGCCTCGACGTGTCTCTCGCCTTCGGCACTTTGGACAGCCCGGTCGGCCGTCAGGTGTTCGGCGAGACGCCTGACGCCGCAACGCTTCGGGTGTCCGAGGAGCTTCGACAGGCCTGGGTCAACTTCGCAGCCACCGGCGATCCGGGGTGGGCCGCCTATTCTCCCGAGCAGCGGCTGACCCGCGTGCTGGACGTCGAGTCGATGACCGTTCCCTACCCGGAGGAGGTTTCGCGGAGGATCTGGGAGCACCACACCCCAGTCCCGTTTAGCTTTCCCGCATAG
- a CDS encoding TetR/AcrR family transcriptional regulator: MPKKVDHRERREAIARALWRVVAQQGWNRATMREVAREADASLGQVQHYFSTRTAMLTFAMEFAAEQTSHRVAEGLADVTHPREVLRVTLTEMLPLHPDARATSRMSAAYVLEALHDPELHAKLRDDLREKRALVERLIRQAIADGHIDADRDPAVETNLVLALTGLTPLLELDVIESRAALAAIDQYLDRLFA; encoded by the coding sequence GTGCCGAAGAAGGTCGACCACCGCGAGCGACGGGAAGCGATCGCGCGCGCGTTGTGGCGCGTGGTGGCGCAGCAGGGCTGGAACCGGGCGACCATGCGCGAGGTCGCCCGCGAGGCCGACGCGTCCCTCGGCCAGGTGCAGCACTATTTCTCGACCCGGACCGCGATGCTCACGTTCGCGATGGAGTTCGCCGCGGAGCAAACGTCGCACCGGGTCGCCGAGGGCCTCGCCGACGTCACGCACCCGCGCGAAGTGTTGCGGGTGACGCTCACCGAGATGTTGCCGCTGCACCCGGACGCCCGCGCCACCAGCCGGATGAGCGCCGCGTACGTCCTCGAAGCACTGCACGACCCCGAACTGCACGCGAAGCTGCGCGACGACCTGCGCGAGAAGCGAGCACTAGTGGAACGCCTGATCCGGCAAGCCATCGCCGACGGGCACATCGACGCGGATCGGGACCCGGCCGTCGAGACGAATCTTGTCCTTGCGCTGACTGGATTAACGCCGCTGCTTGAGCTGGACGTGATCGAGTCCCGTGCTGCGCTTGCGGCGATCGATCAGTACTTGGATCGGCTTTTCGCTTAG
- a CDS encoding TetR family transcriptional regulator yields MGNAVAGEAGVDPGMVFYFFGSKQGLFAAAIDMSAQVPPALEEVFAGGFDGLGERIVRTLVENLDASGRTPLAMLSRADDQADALLREYLDREITGRLAKLLDAPDAEFRAGMVNVQLLGLAVARYVVRIEPLASASVAELVSRFGPLVQHCLTDAG; encoded by the coding sequence GTGGGCAACGCGGTCGCGGGCGAGGCCGGGGTCGACCCCGGGATGGTGTTCTACTTTTTCGGCAGCAAGCAGGGCCTTTTCGCCGCGGCGATCGACATGTCCGCCCAGGTTCCGCCCGCTCTCGAGGAAGTCTTCGCCGGCGGGTTCGACGGTCTCGGCGAGCGCATCGTCCGGACGCTCGTGGAGAACCTGGACGCCTCGGGCCGAACCCCGCTCGCGATGCTCAGCCGCGCCGACGACCAAGCCGACGCCCTGCTCCGCGAATACCTCGACCGGGAAATCACCGGGCGGCTGGCGAAGCTGCTCGACGCCCCGGACGCCGAGTTTCGGGCGGGCATGGTCAACGTCCAGCTCTTGGGCCTCGCCGTCGCGAGGTACGTCGTGCGGATCGAACCGCTCGCGTCAGCGTCGGTCGCCGAACTGGTCAGCCGGTTCGGTCCGCTCGTTCAGCATTGCTTGACCGACGCGGGCTAA